A region of Deinococcus metalli DNA encodes the following proteins:
- a CDS encoding UDP-N-acetylmuramoyl-L-alanyl-D-glutamate--2,6-diaminopimelate ligase — MRLPELAAALKLPTDVPDVPVRGVTHNAAWAGPGDVFVAIRGARFDGHTFIPQVAAAGAVAVLGEGLPEGQTSLLPYLTVPDARAALADAAAALSGEPSRTLKVVGVTGTDGKTTTSWLTRHLLRAAGLSTGLLSTVGYELPDGVLRHFPAHFTTPEAPQVQATLRDMLHAGAGAVVLEASSHALALDRVRGVAWDVAVWTHLSSEHLDFHGSVEHYFAAKRQLIERSPFAVLNADDPWTARLRGVAPTEVTYSAEGQAAEWQAREIEERATGLHFYVTSPLGAFGAALPMIGRFNVANALAAMAAAAHLGAAVPDLVAGLASFRGVPGRMELVPGGVDDPRVVVDFAHTPPSLEKALTTLRATTGGQLWVLLGSAGGPRDPSKRAPLGEVATRLADHAVFTEEDHRDTPLKDILREMERGAGGRTNFVSIPDRRGAIEHVIRAARPGDTVLLAGKGPEDTLERGDHTLPWNEVQEARNALAARPHR; from the coding sequence ATGCGCCTGCCCGAGCTTGCCGCCGCCCTGAAGTTGCCCACCGACGTGCCGGACGTGCCCGTGCGGGGCGTCACGCACAACGCCGCGTGGGCCGGGCCGGGGGACGTGTTCGTGGCGATCCGGGGCGCGCGCTTCGACGGCCACACCTTCATCCCGCAGGTCGCGGCGGCCGGCGCGGTGGCCGTGCTGGGCGAGGGGCTGCCCGAGGGCCAGACCTCGCTCCTGCCGTACCTGACGGTGCCGGACGCCCGCGCCGCCCTGGCCGACGCCGCCGCCGCGCTGAGCGGTGAGCCCAGCCGCACCCTGAAGGTGGTGGGCGTGACCGGCACCGACGGCAAGACCACCACCAGCTGGCTGACCCGTCACCTGCTGCGCGCGGCGGGCCTTTCCACGGGCCTGCTGAGCACAGTGGGGTACGAGCTGCCGGACGGCGTGCTGCGGCACTTCCCCGCGCACTTCACGACCCCCGAGGCCCCGCAGGTGCAGGCCACGCTGCGCGACATGCTGCACGCGGGCGCCGGCGCGGTGGTGCTGGAGGCCAGCTCGCACGCGCTGGCGCTCGACCGCGTGCGCGGCGTGGCGTGGGACGTGGCCGTGTGGACCCACCTGTCGAGCGAGCATCTGGACTTCCACGGCAGCGTCGAGCACTACTTCGCCGCCAAGCGCCAGCTGATCGAGCGCAGTCCCTTCGCCGTCCTGAACGCCGACGATCCGTGGACCGCCCGGCTGCGCGGCGTGGCCCCCACCGAGGTCACCTACAGCGCCGAAGGGCAGGCGGCCGAGTGGCAGGCCCGCGAGATCGAGGAACGCGCGACCGGCCTGCACTTCTACGTGACGTCCCCGCTGGGCGCGTTTGGCGCCGCGCTGCCGATGATCGGGCGCTTCAACGTGGCCAACGCGCTGGCGGCCATGGCGGCGGCGGCCCACCTGGGCGCGGCGGTGCCGGACCTCGTGGCGGGCCTCGCGTCGTTCCGGGGCGTGCCGGGCCGCATGGAACTCGTGCCGGGTGGCGTGGACGACCCGCGCGTGGTCGTGGACTTCGCGCACACTCCCCCCAGCCTCGAGAAGGCGCTGACGACCCTGCGCGCGACCACGGGCGGTCAGCTGTGGGTGCTGCTCGGCTCGGCGGGCGGGCCGCGCGATCCCTCGAAACGCGCGCCGCTCGGCGAGGTCGCCACGCGGCTCGCGGACCACGCCGTCTTCACCGAGGAGGACCACCGCGACACGCCGCTGAAGGACATCCTGCGCGAGATGGAGCGCGGCGCGGGCGGCCGCACGAACTTCGTGAGCATCCCGGATCGGCGGGGAGCCATCGAGCACGTCATCCGCGCGGCGCGGCCCGGCGACACCGTCCTGCTGGCCGGCAAGGGCCCGGAGGACACCCTGGAGCGCGGCGACCACACCCTCCCGTGGAACGAGGTG